One genomic region from Sphingomicrobium aestuariivivum encodes:
- a CDS encoding methyl-accepting chemotaxis protein translates to MTETAKARMNALQPISDAQVAARVEAYLSNEAFVAAHPGVWPALEDELLAAARTQFGSRGESFVRRLFGQELGEQWIRDVAQIGIVLFGEEVSIPQWNVARSRMTMDIMAAARRKYSSEPARIGELCDTVLTTMLYSADIILAQVAVCEAREAAEERTVHGRLFQRKVKQISATAADKAKDMLGRADQSATSAKGMLGKTSEVAAAAEQSAVAMREAAQTAAGLIRAIEDARLEVETSADVAARAGDEAQKAVATSEALKLHVSSIEEILGLIREIAGQTNLLALNATIEAARAGDAGRGFAVVAQEVKSLANQTARATDDIAAKIASITEATGQTVASNAAIRQTVSEVQSSADRIRMAMEQQAQTVTTITAAVDETALAADSMSSTIASIRGETEDVASSIGSVKADFDDFTRQIEEFSNASAEFASNVSAA, encoded by the coding sequence ATGACCGAAACTGCAAAGGCGCGGATGAACGCGCTCCAGCCGATCAGCGACGCACAGGTCGCTGCCCGGGTCGAGGCCTACCTCTCCAACGAGGCGTTCGTCGCCGCCCATCCGGGCGTCTGGCCCGCCCTCGAGGATGAATTGCTTGCCGCCGCGCGCACCCAGTTCGGGTCGCGCGGCGAAAGCTTTGTCCGCCGCCTGTTCGGACAGGAACTCGGCGAGCAGTGGATCCGCGACGTCGCCCAGATCGGCATCGTCCTGTTCGGCGAGGAAGTCTCGATCCCGCAGTGGAACGTGGCCCGCAGCCGCATGACGATGGACATCATGGCCGCCGCGCGCCGCAAATATTCCTCCGAGCCGGCCCGCATCGGCGAGCTGTGCGACACCGTCCTCACCACCATGCTCTATTCGGCCGACATCATCCTCGCGCAGGTCGCCGTGTGCGAGGCGCGCGAGGCTGCCGAGGAACGCACCGTCCACGGCCGCCTGTTCCAGCGCAAGGTCAAGCAGATCAGCGCCACCGCCGCCGACAAGGCCAAGGACATGCTCGGCCGCGCCGACCAGAGCGCCACCAGCGCCAAGGGCATGCTCGGCAAGACGAGCGAGGTCGCCGCCGCCGCCGAACAGTCCGCCGTCGCCATGCGCGAGGCCGCCCAGACCGCCGCCGGCCTCATCCGCGCCATCGAGGATGCGCGGCTCGAGGTCGAGACCAGCGCCGATGTCGCGGCGCGGGCGGGTGATGAGGCCCAGAAGGCCGTCGCCACCTCCGAGGCCTTGAAGCTCCACGTCTCCTCGATCGAGGAAATCCTCGGCCTCATCCGCGAGATCGCGGGCCAGACCAACCTCCTTGCCCTCAATGCCACCATCGAGGCGGCGCGCGCGGGCGATGCGGGCCGCGGCTTCGCGGTCGTCGCGCAGGAAGTGAAATCGCTCGCCAACCAGACCGCGCGCGCGACCGACGACATCGCCGCCAAGATCGCCTCGATCACCGAGGCGACCGGCCAGACCGTCGCGTCCAACGCCGCCATCCGCCAGACCGTGAGCGAGGTGCAGTCCTCCGCCGACCGCATCCGCATGGCGATGGAACAGCAGGCCCAGACGGTGACCACCATCACCGCCGCGGTCGACGAGACCGCGCTCGCCGCCGACAGCATGAGCTCGACCATCGCCTCCATCCGCGGCGAGACCGAGGATGTCGCCAGCTCGATCGGCTCGGTGAAGGCCGACTTCGACGATTTCACCCGCCAGATCGAGGAATTCTCCAACGCCTCGGCCGAATTCGCGAGCAACGTCTCGGCCGCCTGA